The DNA window CCCCCAGCAGCGTGCCGATCAGCTTCAGGTTGGCCGGGTTGTCGTCAACCGCCATCACCGTCAGCGGCAGGCGTTTACGCTCAGGCTGCGCGGTGAGGCGCGCCGGCGCCTCCATCCTCAATAGCGGGAACAACCGGGTGCTGGTGATCGGCTTGATCAGGCAGCCGAGTGCGCCTTGTTGCTTGAGCAGCTCGGCATCGATCTGCGCCTGGCACGGCAGCGCCAGAATCACCCGATCGGCCAGCTTCAGCGAGGCCAGCAATTTGTCCTCGTGCTGCGCCATGTTGGCGCGGAACGGGATGGGCACGCCGGCCAGCAGGAAGTCATAATGGCCTGGTGGCAGTTGGGCCAGCGTCGGCGAATGGGTGATCACCAACTGCGTAACGCTGAGCATGTTGAGCGTCGCCTGCGCCGCCGTCGGGTTGGATTCGACGTAGGCCAGCGTTTTGCCGTTCAGATCCGGCAGGCTCGGCGCCAGCGACAGCATGCCCTCGTTCAGATCCAGCGTGATGTGGAACCAGAAGGTCGAGCCGCGGTTCAACTGGCTGTGGAAGCAGATATCGCCCCCCATCTCCTTCACCAGTTTTTGCGTGATCACCAGCCCCAGCCCGGTGCCGCCGTGGCGGCGGGAGATGCTGGCGTCCGCCTGACGAAACGCTTGGAACAGCTGCGACTGCTGGCGTTCGGAGATGCCGATGCCGGTGTCGTGGATCTGCACCTCCACTTCCACCCGGCGATCCAGCTGTTTGCGCAGCTCGACGCGAATGTCGATATTGCCGGTTTCGGTGAACTTGATGGCATTGCCCAGCAGGTTGGTGATGATTTGCTGCAGGCGCAGCGAGTCGCCGATCACCTGCTCCGGCACGTCGTTGTGCACATCCAGCGTGAGCTCCAGCCCCTTATCGTGGGCGCTGGGCGCCAGCAGCACCACCACTTCGTCCAGCGTTTCACGTAGAGCGAACGGAATATGCTCCAGCACCAGCTTGCCGGCCTCCAGCTTGGAGAAGTCCAGCACGTCGTTGATGATGGTCAGCAGGTTGTTGGCCGAGCGTTCGATGGTCTGCAAATAATCGGTCTGGGTCGCGCTCAGATCGGTTTTCAGCATCTGGCGGGTGAAGCCAATCACGCCGTTGAGCGGAGTACGCAGCTCGTGCGACATGTTGGCCAGGAATTCGGACTTGATGCGCGCCGCCTCCTGCGCGCGTTTTTTCGCCAGATCCAGCTCGACGTTCTGGATCTCCATCTGCTCCAGCGTTTCACGCAGGTCGGAGGTGGCCTGATCGATGTTCTGCTGCATCTCTTCGTGATAGGCGGTGAGCGACATCGCCATCGAGTTGATGCCGTTCTTCAGCATGTGCAGCTCGCCGAGCATGTAGCCCTCCACGCGGCTGTCGAGCTGGCCGCGGCGGATGCGGTCGACGGTGTTCACCATGTTGCGGATCGGACCGGTCACGTCGCGCATCAGGCGGTAAGCGAACAGGATGGCGATGCACATGCACAGCAACAGCAGCAGGGTGGAGACGAACACCTCTTTGTATTGCTGTAGCCGCACCGACTGCAGATCCAGCTCGATCGCCACATAGCCCAGGTTGTTGTCGGGATGGCTGCCGCCATCGGCGGTTTCATCCGGATACTGGCTTTCCGACAGGATCGGCGTGCGCAGGATCAGCGAATCGCCGCGTCGGGTGAGCATCAGTTCGGTGGGCAACGGCACGCCTTTCGGCAACTGCAGCTGAGCGAAGTTGTGGTGATAATTGGACGTGACGAACAGGTTGTTCTGCGCATCGAACACGGTGATCGAACGCACGATGTCCGAATGGCGGCGGTGCAACAGACTGACCAATTGCCTGACCGATTCGCGGCTGCGGAACGTCATGCCGTACTCGCTGGCCACCGCCAGCGGCTCGATGATGCTGGCGCCGGC is part of the Serratia marcescens genome and encodes:
- the barA gene encoding two-component sensor histidine kinase BarA produces the protein MTKYSLRARMMILILAPTLLIGLLLSTFFVVHRYNELQEQLVDAGASIIEPLAVASEYGMTFRSRESVRQLVSLLHRRHSDIVRSITVFDAQNNLFVTSNYHHNFAQLQLPKGVPLPTELMLTRRGDSLILRTPILSESQYPDETADGGSHPDNNLGYVAIELDLQSVRLQQYKEVFVSTLLLLLCMCIAILFAYRLMRDVTGPIRNMVNTVDRIRRGQLDSRVEGYMLGELHMLKNGINSMAMSLTAYHEEMQQNIDQATSDLRETLEQMEIQNVELDLAKKRAQEAARIKSEFLANMSHELRTPLNGVIGFTRQMLKTDLSATQTDYLQTIERSANNLLTIINDVLDFSKLEAGKLVLEHIPFALRETLDEVVVLLAPSAHDKGLELTLDVHNDVPEQVIGDSLRLQQIITNLLGNAIKFTETGNIDIRVELRKQLDRRVEVEVQIHDTGIGISERQQSQLFQAFRQADASISRRHGGTGLGLVITQKLVKEMGGDICFHSQLNRGSTFWFHITLDLNEGMLSLAPSLPDLNGKTLAYVESNPTAAQATLNMLSVTQLVITHSPTLAQLPPGHYDFLLAGVPIPFRANMAQHEDKLLASLKLADRVILALPCQAQIDAELLKQQGALGCLIKPITSTRLFPLLRMEAPARLTAQPERKRLPLTVMAVDDNPANLKLIGTLLGEQVEKTLLCESGEEALALARDNVLDLILMDIQMPKMDGIHASELIRQLPHHNSTPIVAVTAHAASGEREHLLQAGMDDYLAKPIDEKMLTRVLSRYHSGDVENAIADDTPLSLDWPLALRQAANKPDLARDLLQMLLDFLPQVRERVQALLDGQHDDEILDLIHKLHGSCSYSGVPRLKQLCFYLERQLRQGITNDELEPEWLELLDEIELVIHAARAHLAQPA